One window of the Rhodococcus sovatensis genome contains the following:
- a CDS encoding isocitrate/isopropylmalate dehydrogenase family protein, whose product MADVAHGGVKTVRIGSMLGDGIGHEIVPATMRVVEAAMEVEKDLRVDWVVLPLGRDAIESEGSPAPDSTIAELKSLDTWILGPHDSASYPEPFRSQLTPGGVVRKTFGLFANIRPAATHPGVRAVSPSMDLVVVRENTEGFYADRNMFLGSGEFMPTPDVALAVGVFTRAACERIAREAFTQARSRRKHVTIVHKTNVLSMTTGLFRDACRTVAEEFPDVTVDEQHIDALTALLVRRGEDFDVIVAENMFGDILSDLAGELSGSLGMAPSLNCSETKAMAQAAHGSAPDIAGKNRANPTALFLSAAMMLDWLGDHDGDTRLSRAARRIRHAVDGALESRVATADLGGRASTSEFAETVLARTLRV is encoded by the coding sequence TGGAAGTAGAGAAAGACCTGAGGGTCGACTGGGTAGTGCTGCCGCTGGGGCGCGACGCGATCGAGTCCGAGGGAAGTCCCGCGCCGGATTCGACCATCGCCGAACTGAAGTCGCTGGATACATGGATACTCGGCCCGCACGACAGCGCGTCGTACCCCGAGCCGTTTCGGTCACAGCTCACACCTGGTGGGGTGGTACGGAAGACATTCGGCCTCTTCGCCAATATCCGGCCCGCCGCGACACATCCCGGAGTTCGAGCGGTCTCGCCGAGCATGGACCTGGTCGTGGTCCGGGAGAACACCGAGGGTTTCTACGCCGATCGCAACATGTTCCTCGGTAGTGGCGAATTCATGCCGACACCGGACGTCGCTCTCGCGGTCGGAGTCTTCACCCGCGCGGCGTGCGAGCGCATCGCCCGGGAAGCGTTCACGCAGGCCCGCAGTCGCCGCAAGCACGTGACGATCGTGCACAAAACCAACGTGCTGTCCATGACGACAGGCTTGTTTCGCGATGCGTGCAGGACTGTGGCCGAGGAGTTTCCCGACGTGACGGTGGACGAACAACATATCGACGCGTTGACCGCACTTCTCGTTCGACGCGGAGAGGACTTCGACGTGATCGTCGCGGAGAACATGTTCGGAGACATACTCTCCGACCTGGCCGGCGAGCTGTCGGGTTCGCTCGGAATGGCACCGTCGCTCAATTGTTCCGAGACCAAGGCCATGGCGCAGGCCGCCCACGGTTCGGCGCCTGATATTGCTGGCAAGAACAGGGCCAACCCGACTGCCTTGTTCCTGTCGGCAGCGATGATGCTCGACTGGCTCGGCGACCACGACGGAGATACTCGTTTGTCGCGCGCGGCGCGCCGCATCAGGCATGCAGTCGACGGAGCCCTCGAATCCAGAGTCGCTACTGCCGACCTCGGAGGACGGGCGTCGACGAGCGAGTTCGCCGAAACTGTTCTCGCACGAACCCTCCGGGTCTGA
- a CDS encoding class I SAM-dependent methyltransferase: protein MGSQASDRASRSWWDSDADEYHRTHGEFLGVGSEKGEFVWCPEGLHEGDVHLLGDVAGKDVLEVGCGSAPCARWLGTQGARAVGLDISAGMLSKGVDAMAAAGDSVPLVQASAEFLPFADTSFDIACSAFGAVPFVADSARVMREVARVLRPGGVWVFAVNHPMRWIFPDDPGPIGLTATIPYFDRTPYVEFDADGTPTYVEHHRTIGDRVREIVAAGLEVRDIVEPDWPEWLDREWGQWSPLRGQLFPGTAIFSARKPLL, encoded by the coding sequence ATCGGCTCCCAAGCCAGCGACCGCGCCAGCCGCTCCTGGTGGGACTCCGACGCGGACGAATACCACCGCACACACGGTGAGTTCCTCGGCGTCGGATCCGAGAAGGGCGAGTTCGTATGGTGCCCCGAAGGTCTACACGAGGGCGATGTTCACCTCCTGGGCGATGTTGCGGGCAAGGACGTTCTCGAGGTCGGCTGCGGTTCGGCGCCGTGCGCACGATGGCTCGGCACTCAGGGAGCACGCGCCGTCGGGCTCGATATCTCGGCGGGCATGCTCAGCAAGGGAGTCGACGCGATGGCGGCCGCCGGCGACTCTGTCCCTTTGGTTCAAGCGAGCGCTGAGTTCCTGCCGTTCGCCGATACCAGTTTCGATATCGCGTGCTCGGCGTTCGGCGCGGTACCGTTCGTCGCCGACTCGGCACGCGTCATGCGCGAGGTTGCTCGGGTTCTCCGCCCGGGCGGTGTGTGGGTATTCGCGGTCAATCACCCCATGAGATGGATCTTTCCCGACGATCCGGGACCGATCGGCCTGACGGCGACGATTCCGTACTTCGACCGCACCCCGTATGTCGAATTCGACGCCGATGGAACCCCCACGTACGTCGAACACCACCGCACGATCGGAGACCGAGTCCGCGAGATCGTCGCGGCCGGACTAGAGGTCCGCGACATAGTCGAGCCCGATTGGCCCGAATGGCTCGATCGAGAATGGGGGCAGTGGAGCCCTCTGCGCGGACAATTGTTCCCCGGCACCGCGATATTCAGCGCCCGAAAGCCACTGTTGTAG
- the rpsA gene encoding 30S ribosomal protein S1: MPSTTTSPQVAVNDIGSAEDFLAAIDATIKYFNDGDIVEGTIVKVDRDEVLLDIGYKTEGVIPSRELSIKHDVDPNEVVSVGDEVEALVLTKEDKEGRLILSKKRAQYERAWGTIEELKEKDEAVKGTVIEVVKGGLILDIGLRGFLPASLVEMRRVRDLQPYVGKEIEAKIIELDKNRNNVVLSRRAWLEQTQSEVRSEFLHQLQKGQVRKGVVSSIVNFGAFVDLGGVDGLVHVSELSWKHIDHPSEVVEVGTEVTVEVLDVDLDRERVSLSLKATQEDPWRQFARTHAIGQIVPGKVTKLVPFGAFVRVEEGIEGLVHISELAERHVEVPDQVVGVGDDALVKVIDIDLERRRISLSLKQANEDYAEEFDPSKYGMADSYDEGGNYIFPEGFDSETNEWLDGYEKQREEWEGRYAEAERRHKMHTAQMEKTAKDEAAEAANTNYSSESGQAPAEAEGDAPAASAPASTGGSLASDAQLAALREKLSGNA, from the coding sequence ATGCCCTCAACCACAACCTCACCGCAGGTAGCCGTCAATGACATCGGCTCCGCAGAGGATTTTCTCGCCGCTATCGACGCTACGATCAAGTACTTCAACGATGGCGACATCGTCGAAGGCACCATCGTCAAGGTCGACCGCGACGAGGTTCTGCTCGACATCGGTTACAAGACCGAAGGCGTCATTCCTTCTCGCGAGCTCTCCATCAAGCACGACGTCGACCCCAATGAGGTCGTCTCCGTGGGCGATGAGGTCGAAGCTCTCGTTCTCACCAAAGAGGACAAAGAAGGCCGTCTGATCCTGTCCAAGAAGCGAGCTCAGTACGAGCGCGCCTGGGGCACGATCGAGGAGCTCAAGGAGAAGGACGAGGCCGTCAAGGGCACCGTCATCGAGGTCGTCAAGGGTGGACTCATCCTCGACATCGGTCTCCGTGGCTTCCTTCCCGCTTCGCTCGTCGAGATGCGTCGTGTCCGCGACCTCCAGCCGTACGTCGGCAAGGAGATCGAGGCCAAGATCATCGAACTCGACAAGAACCGCAACAACGTGGTCCTGTCGCGTCGTGCATGGCTCGAGCAGACGCAGTCCGAGGTCCGCAGCGAATTCCTGCACCAGCTGCAGAAGGGCCAGGTCCGCAAGGGCGTCGTGTCCTCGATCGTCAACTTCGGTGCCTTCGTGGACCTGGGTGGCGTCGACGGACTCGTGCACGTCTCCGAGCTTTCCTGGAAGCACATCGATCACCCGTCCGAGGTTGTCGAGGTCGGCACCGAGGTCACCGTCGAGGTTCTCGACGTCGACCTGGACCGCGAGCGTGTTTCGCTGTCGCTCAAGGCAACTCAGGAAGATCCGTGGCGCCAGTTCGCTCGCACCCACGCGATCGGCCAAATCGTGCCCGGCAAGGTCACCAAGTTGGTTCCCTTCGGTGCGTTCGTGCGCGTCGAAGAGGGCATCGAGGGCCTCGTGCACATCTCCGAGCTGGCCGAGCGCCACGTGGAGGTTCCGGACCAGGTCGTGGGTGTCGGCGACGACGCACTCGTCAAGGTCATCGACATCGATCTCGAGCGTCGTCGTATCTCGCTGAGCCTCAAGCAGGCCAACGAGGACTACGCAGAAGAGTTCGACCCGTCCAAGTACGGCATGGCCGACTCGTACGACGAGGGTGGCAACTACATCTTCCCCGAGGGCTTCGACTCCGAGACCAACGAATGGCTCGACGGTTACGAGAAGCAGCGTGAAGAGTGGGAAGGACGCTACGCCGAGGCAGAGCGTCGCCACAAGATGCACACCGCTCAGATGGAGAAGACGGCGAAGGACGAGGCTGCTGAAGCCGCCAACACCAACTACTCCTCCGAGTCGGGTCAGGCGCCCGCCGAAGCAGAAGGAGACGCTCCCGCAGCGTCGGCTCCGGCATCGACCGGCGGATCACTGGCCAGCGATGCTCAGCTCGCTGCGCTGCGTGAGAAGCTGTCGGGCAACGCCTGA
- the coaE gene encoding dephospho-CoA kinase: MLRLGLTGGIGAGKSTVSRTLSALGGVLVDADKISREVVEPGTTGLAQLVEAFGGDVLDSEGGLDRQALANRAFGDDESRAKLNSIVHPLVGKRTAELIELAPADAIVVQDIPLLVEGKMGAFFQLVAVVYADAEERVDRLVNQRKMPETDARARIAAQATDEERRAAADVWIDNSGAPGDLEQVVTALWHDRLVPFERNIRDGVVVRTHPTLAAADPTWPAQAQRLIARIAVACGSAAVRIDHVGSTAVAGLDAKDVIDIQVTVASLESADTLAEPLRAIGFPRIEHITTDDPKPAYGVGGEADPAVWGKRIHGGADPGRPVNIHIRVDGWPGQQFALVFRDWLSASQDSVAEYLALKQRAETAAAEHTDYVEAMTAYQDVKAPWFDRAYERAWDWAAKTEWSA, from the coding sequence ATGTTGAGACTTGGCCTCACCGGAGGCATCGGAGCAGGCAAATCGACCGTGTCCAGGACGCTTTCTGCGTTGGGTGGTGTACTCGTCGACGCCGACAAGATTTCACGAGAGGTCGTCGAGCCGGGTACGACCGGGCTCGCGCAACTGGTCGAGGCGTTCGGTGGCGACGTTCTGGATTCGGAAGGCGGATTGGACCGACAAGCGTTGGCGAACAGAGCATTCGGTGACGACGAGTCGCGGGCGAAGCTGAACTCCATCGTCCATCCACTGGTCGGGAAGCGCACAGCGGAGCTGATCGAGCTGGCGCCGGCCGACGCGATAGTCGTACAGGACATCCCGTTGTTGGTGGAAGGGAAGATGGGGGCCTTTTTCCAGTTGGTTGCAGTGGTTTACGCGGACGCCGAGGAGCGTGTCGATCGACTGGTGAACCAGCGGAAGATGCCCGAGACCGATGCGCGAGCTCGGATTGCGGCTCAAGCAACCGACGAGGAGAGGCGCGCGGCGGCCGACGTCTGGATCGACAACAGCGGTGCGCCGGGTGATCTGGAGCAAGTAGTCACCGCGCTGTGGCACGATCGGCTCGTTCCGTTCGAGCGCAATATTCGTGATGGGGTCGTCGTCAGGACTCATCCGACGCTCGCTGCTGCCGATCCCACCTGGCCCGCACAGGCGCAGCGTCTGATCGCGCGTATCGCCGTCGCGTGCGGATCTGCCGCTGTCCGAATCGATCACGTCGGATCGACGGCCGTCGCCGGCCTCGATGCCAAGGACGTGATCGACATTCAGGTCACGGTCGCGAGTCTCGAGTCAGCGGACACGTTGGCGGAACCCTTGCGTGCGATCGGCTTTCCTCGGATCGAGCACATCACGACAGACGATCCCAAGCCCGCGTACGGAGTGGGTGGCGAAGCTGATCCCGCTGTGTGGGGCAAACGAATTCATGGGGGAGCGGATCCCGGGCGTCCCGTCAACATTCACATCAGAGTCGATGGCTGGCCCGGTCAGCAGTTCGCCCTGGTATTTCGAGACTGGTTGAGCGCCAGCCAGGACTCGGTCGCGGAGTATCTCGCGCTCAAACAGCGAGCCGAGACTGCGGCGGCCGAACACACCGACTATGTCGAGGCGATGACCGCCTACCAGGACGTCAAGGCACCCTGGTTCGATCGGGCGTACGAACGTGCGTGGGACTGGGCAGCGAAGACAGAGTGGTCCGCATAG
- a CDS encoding DUF402 domain-containing protein → MHAPKVEFFDIVGLTNTDPKGFVRSVDEYRVEPWGLYMARPSDHPQFDYLQSWLLPSLGLRASIFHYLPGHVRDQNYYVDVGEFVPGIDTWTSVDHYLDIVVRTGRGFDFLDADELVEARVENHLDTATAELAMNRSVRAVAGLAAHDYDLDAWLASLGMPTTWRPKGGR, encoded by the coding sequence GTGCACGCACCCAAGGTCGAATTCTTCGACATCGTCGGGCTCACCAACACCGACCCGAAGGGGTTCGTACGTTCGGTGGACGAATACCGCGTCGAACCGTGGGGTCTGTACATGGCACGGCCGTCGGACCATCCCCAGTTCGACTATCTGCAGTCGTGGCTCCTGCCGAGCCTTGGCCTCCGCGCATCGATCTTCCATTACCTCCCTGGACACGTTCGCGACCAGAACTACTACGTCGACGTCGGTGAATTCGTTCCAGGAATCGACACCTGGACCTCGGTCGACCACTACCTCGACATCGTGGTCAGGACCGGTCGCGGATTCGACTTCCTGGACGCCGACGAGCTCGTCGAGGCACGGGTGGAGAACCACCTCGACACCGCTACCGCGGAACTGGCGATGAACAGGTCCGTTCGCGCGGTCGCAGGCCTCGCCGCGCACGACTACGACCTCGACGCCTGGCTGGCGTCCCTCGGGATGCCGACGACGTGGCGGCCGAAGGGTGGGCGTTAG
- the uvrB gene encoding excinuclease ABC subunit UvrB translates to MAFASEHPVVAHSEHRPVGDIERTGPAFKVVSEHKPAGDQPTAIAELERRILADEKDVVLLGATGTGKSATTAWLIEKLQRPTLVMAPNKTLAAQLANELRDMLPNNAVEYFVSYYDYYQPEAYIAQTDTYIEKDSSINDDVERLRHSATANLLSRRDVVVVASVSCIYGLGTPQSYVDRSIELQVGVEVPRDALLRLLVDVQYTRNDMAFTRGSFRVRGDTVEIIPSYEELAVRIEFFGDEIEALYYLHPLTGDTVRKVDAVRIFPATHYVAGPERMEKAVANIELELEERLADLENKGKLLEAQRLRMRTQYDLEMIKQVGFCSGIENYSRHIDGRGPGTAPATLIDYFPEDFLLVIDESHVTVPQIGAMYEGDMSRKRNLVEFGFRLPSATDNRPLTWEEFTQRIGQTVYLSATPGKYELGQTGGEFVEQVIRPTGLVDPKVVVKPTKGQIDDLVHEIRERAEKNERILVTTLTKKMSEDLTDYLLELGIRVRYLHSDIDTLRRVELLRQLRLGEYDVLIGINLLREGLDLPEVSLVAILDADKEGFLRSGTSLIQTIGRAARNVSGEVHMYADKMTDSMKYAIEETERRREKQIAYNKEKGVDPQPLRKKIADILDQVYEEAEDTDESVEVGGSGRNASRGRRAQGEKGRAVSSGVYEGQDVKSMPRAELAALVQNLTDQMMNAARELQFELAGRLRDEIQDLKKELRGMDAAGLK, encoded by the coding sequence ATGGCGTTTGCATCCGAACATCCCGTGGTGGCTCACTCCGAGCACCGCCCCGTTGGGGACATCGAGCGGACCGGTCCCGCGTTCAAGGTAGTCAGCGAGCACAAGCCTGCCGGTGACCAGCCCACGGCCATCGCCGAACTCGAGCGCAGAATTCTGGCCGACGAGAAAGACGTGGTGCTACTCGGTGCCACGGGTACCGGCAAGTCGGCGACGACGGCATGGCTCATCGAGAAGCTGCAACGCCCGACGCTGGTCATGGCACCCAACAAGACGCTTGCGGCGCAGCTTGCCAACGAGCTGCGCGACATGCTGCCCAACAACGCCGTCGAGTATTTCGTGTCGTACTACGACTACTACCAACCCGAGGCGTACATCGCGCAGACCGATACCTACATCGAGAAGGACTCGTCGATCAACGACGACGTCGAACGGCTTCGCCATTCGGCTACGGCCAACCTGCTTTCGCGACGCGATGTCGTCGTGGTCGCCTCGGTGTCGTGCATCTACGGTCTGGGCACGCCCCAGTCGTACGTCGATCGGTCCATCGAACTGCAGGTCGGCGTCGAAGTGCCTCGCGATGCGCTGCTGCGCCTGCTGGTGGATGTCCAGTACACGCGCAACGACATGGCCTTCACTCGTGGCTCGTTTCGCGTTCGCGGCGATACCGTGGAGATCATTCCGTCCTACGAGGAACTTGCCGTGCGTATCGAGTTCTTCGGCGACGAGATCGAGGCGCTGTACTATCTTCATCCGCTGACGGGCGACACTGTGCGCAAGGTCGACGCGGTCCGCATTTTCCCGGCCACGCACTATGTCGCGGGTCCGGAACGGATGGAGAAAGCCGTCGCGAACATCGAGTTGGAACTCGAAGAGCGGCTCGCCGACCTCGAGAACAAGGGCAAGCTGCTCGAGGCGCAGCGGCTGCGCATGCGCACCCAGTACGACCTCGAGATGATCAAGCAGGTCGGGTTCTGTTCCGGCATCGAGAACTACTCACGGCACATCGACGGCCGCGGCCCCGGTACGGCGCCCGCGACATTGATCGACTACTTCCCGGAGGACTTCCTCCTGGTCATCGACGAGTCGCACGTGACAGTGCCGCAGATCGGCGCCATGTACGAGGGCGACATGTCGCGAAAGCGCAACCTGGTGGAGTTCGGTTTCCGGCTCCCGTCTGCCACCGACAATCGTCCGCTGACGTGGGAGGAATTCACGCAGCGTATCGGGCAGACGGTCTACCTTTCTGCAACTCCTGGCAAGTACGAACTCGGTCAGACCGGCGGAGAATTCGTCGAGCAGGTCATCCGCCCTACCGGCCTCGTCGATCCGAAGGTGGTCGTGAAGCCGACCAAAGGACAGATAGACGACCTGGTTCACGAGATCCGCGAACGAGCCGAGAAGAACGAGCGCATTCTGGTCACCACGTTGACCAAGAAGATGTCCGAGGACCTCACGGACTACCTGTTGGAGCTGGGCATCAGGGTCCGATACCTACACTCCGACATCGACACGCTGCGACGCGTGGAGCTGTTGCGGCAGCTCAGGCTCGGCGAGTACGACGTGCTCATCGGTATCAACTTGCTTCGTGAGGGTCTCGACCTTCCGGAGGTGTCCCTCGTCGCCATCCTCGACGCGGACAAGGAGGGCTTCCTGCGCAGCGGTACGAGCTTGATTCAAACCATCGGCCGCGCCGCCCGAAACGTCTCCGGCGAGGTCCATATGTATGCCGACAAGATGACCGATTCGATGAAGTACGCCATCGAGGAAACCGAGCGCAGGCGCGAAAAGCAGATCGCCTACAACAAAGAGAAGGGCGTCGACCCGCAACCGCTTCGAAAGAAGATCGCCGACATCCTCGATCAGGTCTACGAAGAAGCGGAGGATACCGACGAGTCGGTCGAGGTCGGTGGTTCCGGTCGCAACGCCAGTCGTGGACGTCGCGCGCAGGGCGAAAAGGGACGGGCCGTCAGTTCAGGCGTCTACGAGGGGCAGGACGTCAAGTCGATGCCACGCGCAGAGTTGGCGGCGCTTGTGCAGAACCTCACCGACCAGATGATGAATGCCGCCCGTGAGCTGCAGTTCGAGTTGGCAGGCCGGTTGAGGGACGAAATCCAAGATCTCAAGAAGGAACTCCGCGGGATGGACGCGGCGGGCCTGAAGTAG
- a CDS encoding SCO6745 family protein, giving the protein MDASTAGRSARALELLHSLTYFIPETQEALGEVGLQGRACYFAGRAAPMGAVGAGVVTATFYNFNRELIEPLVPAAWSVVSPAKILDIRYRTLDEAYTRLLGAEVLRSPEMSEAAELASIAARGIPGNDGRPLYAAYADLEWPTTPHLVFWHALTLLREHRGDGHIAALQTAELNGIEALITHTATGKGFEKEFARKRRGWSTEQWNAAASNLTDREILDADGALTEHGVDLRKLVEDITDDLALAPWTALGEDGAARLVELASPWRDTVIAQDVFPDGVFGPAVER; this is encoded by the coding sequence ATGGATGCTTCCACTGCCGGCCGGAGTGCTCGCGCACTCGAACTACTGCACTCGTTGACCTATTTCATCCCTGAGACGCAGGAAGCACTCGGTGAGGTAGGGCTGCAGGGTCGTGCGTGCTATTTCGCCGGCCGAGCAGCTCCGATGGGTGCAGTCGGTGCGGGGGTCGTGACGGCGACCTTCTACAACTTCAACCGCGAGCTGATCGAGCCTCTGGTGCCCGCCGCGTGGTCCGTTGTGTCACCGGCGAAGATCCTCGACATCCGCTATCGGACGCTCGACGAGGCGTACACCCGACTGCTGGGCGCCGAGGTTCTGCGTTCTCCGGAGATGTCCGAGGCCGCCGAGCTCGCGTCGATTGCAGCTCGCGGGATTCCTGGCAACGACGGTCGCCCCCTCTATGCCGCGTACGCCGACCTCGAATGGCCTACCACGCCACACCTCGTCTTCTGGCACGCGCTGACACTACTGCGTGAACACCGGGGTGACGGGCACATCGCGGCGTTGCAGACGGCAGAACTGAACGGTATCGAAGCGTTGATCACCCATACCGCAACCGGCAAGGGCTTCGAGAAAGAGTTCGCGCGCAAGCGTCGTGGATGGTCGACCGAGCAATGGAACGCCGCCGCCTCGAACCTAACGGACCGAGAGATCCTCGACGCCGACGGTGCACTCACCGAACACGGAGTCGACCTGCGGAAACTGGTCGAGGACATCACCGACGATCTTGCGCTCGCTCCGTGGACCGCTCTCGGCGAAGACGGCGCGGCCAGGCTCGTCGAGCTCGCTTCACCGTGGCGCGACACCGTCATCGCGCAGGATGTGTTCCCGGACGGTGTGTTCGGGCCAGCCGTCGAGCGCTGA
- a CDS encoding ABC transporter permease gives MSTTHNAKPDSGPPDGRAAGYSAGRTLPFTTELRRQFGRRRTQLAIGFLALLPVILAIAFAIGSSSEDSDAGGLIELGTRGGVNFTVFALFMSVGFLLIVVVALFFGDSVASEASWSSLRYLLAIPVPRIRLLVQKALVSATLSIAAILTLVVVSLVLGTALYGAEPLVTPFGDGLSFTDALGRLVIAVAYIGVNLLWVAGLAMLLSVLTDAPLGAVGGAVMTSILMQILDQITALGSLRNYLPGHYANSWIDALAPTIEWNDIVVGSFSAVAYAALFGVVAWQRFSTKDITS, from the coding sequence ATGAGTACAACGCACAACGCCAAGCCCGACTCCGGGCCACCCGACGGACGGGCCGCGGGGTACTCCGCCGGCAGAACACTGCCGTTCACCACCGAGCTCCGGCGTCAGTTCGGTCGCCGAAGGACCCAGCTCGCGATCGGATTCCTCGCGCTGCTCCCGGTGATCCTGGCGATCGCGTTCGCCATCGGCAGCTCGTCCGAGGACTCCGACGCGGGAGGCCTGATCGAACTCGGCACCCGCGGCGGAGTGAACTTCACCGTGTTCGCGCTGTTCATGTCCGTCGGATTCCTGCTGATCGTCGTCGTCGCGTTGTTCTTCGGGGACTCGGTGGCCAGCGAGGCGTCATGGTCATCGCTCAGGTACTTGCTGGCAATTCCTGTTCCTCGAATACGGCTGCTCGTGCAGAAAGCTCTGGTGTCGGCGACACTGTCGATCGCCGCGATCCTCACGCTCGTCGTAGTTTCGCTCGTGCTCGGCACCGCGCTCTACGGAGCCGAACCTTTGGTGACACCGTTCGGTGACGGGCTGTCCTTCACCGACGCGTTGGGCAGGCTCGTCATCGCGGTGGCCTACATCGGTGTGAACCTGCTGTGGGTTGCAGGTTTGGCCATGCTGCTCTCGGTGCTGACCGACGCACCCCTCGGCGCCGTCGGAGGAGCAGTGATGACGTCGATTCTGATGCAGATACTCGACCAAATCACCGCGCTGGGCTCGCTGCGCAACTATCTACCCGGCCACTATGCGAACTCGTGGATCGACGCGCTGGCACCAACCATCGAATGGAACGACATCGTCGTCGGTTCGTTCTCGGCCGTCGCGTACGCCGCGCTTTTCGGCGTGGTGGCCTGGCAGAGGTTTTCGACGAAGGACATCACCAGCTGA